From the Lolium rigidum isolate FL_2022 chromosome 2, APGP_CSIRO_Lrig_0.1, whole genome shotgun sequence genome, one window contains:
- the LOC124690504 gene encoding acyl-acyl carrier protein thioesterase TE3, chloroplastic-like: MHPHLPAVKQPGADLAPTSKRPPPSLLRVPARASSCSSNLAILSGHSHRSRRHVKTLCAAASSARTLQGISRKNINQDTKLRTDKFFELEMSVRESELDKYGVVNHVIYCAYIDNAREELLTGLGISTASVVCAGNAMALSELNLKYLTPLRRGAKFVVRVRLVQIKGARIFFEQLIETLPDRELVLEATATAVCLNKDHRPTRVFPEMSSKLQQFFSSQD, translated from the exons ATGCATCCTCATTTACCGGCCGTGAAGCAACCGGGTGCTGATCTCGCTCCTACCAGCAAGCGCCCACCACCTTCCCTGCTCCGTGTTCCGGCTAGAGCTTCTTCTTGCTCTAGCAACCTCGCCATACTCTCCGGTCACTCACATCGGTCCCGCCGCCATGTCAAGACCCTGTGTGCTGCCGCCTCTTCTGCGCGAACCCTCCAAGGCATCTCCAGGAAAAACATCAACCAGGATACAAAACTAAG GACGGACAAATTCTTCGAGCTTGAGATGAGCGTCCGCGAGAGCGAACTTGACAAGTATGGAGTCGTGAATCATGTCATATATTGTGCCTACATTGATAATG CTCGAGAGGAGTTGCTTACGGGTCTTGGCATCAGCACGGCTTCCGTGGTATGCGCCGGCAACGCTATGGCGCTGTCGGAGCTGAACCTCAAGTACCTCACGCCTCTAAGG CGCGGTGCCAAGTTTGTCGTCAGGGTGAGGCTTGTTCAAATCAAGGGCGCGAGGATATTCTTCGAGCAATTAATCGAAACGCTGCCGGATCGCGAG CTCGTACTGGAAGCGACGGCCACTGCCGTTTGCCTCAACAAGGATCACCGCCCGACTCGGGTCTTCCCGGAGATGTCGTCCAAGCTGCAGCAGTTCTTCTCATCACAGGATTAA
- the LOC124690503 gene encoding probable LRR receptor-like serine/threonine-protein kinase At3g47570, translating to MFPLLLLLLLPYVLLQSASARTFSNWTDVDALLAFKASISNQRGGVLDAWNTSTQFCQWPGVSCSIRHKHRVTVLNLTSEGLGGIITPSIGNLTFLNTIDLSLNNLHGEIPSSIGRLSRLRFLRLSNNSLHGNIDDSLQNCTRLEDIYLGTNQLTGEIPPSLGGLSNLKALSLWNNKFTGTIPPSLTNLSALQNIDLSANQLQGSIPEGLGTITSLILIQLGENHLSGIIPANLFNISSLVVFSVAGNDLHGELPSNLGDRLPNIQYLLLGQNHLTGSPPAASLANATEMSGLDMSSNNFTGTLPREIGLLCLDYLSLEMNQLTAATAQDWEFMTLFTNCTSLGTLDLFFNNLGGVLPSSIANLSAQLKELDVGYNQISGNIPSGISNLVGLNQLDLSNNRFTGALPDSIGRLNLLQALYFDNNLLTGSFPSSIGNLTRLVILPATGNRFDGPLPTTLGRFQEITTIDFSNNRFTGPLPKEIFNLSSLSILLDFSDNYFVGPIPSEVGGLTNLAYLYVSRNNLSGALPNELSNCQSLIELRLDRNSFNSSIPSSIRKMQGLMLLNLTKNTLSGVIPRELGLMGDIEELHLGRNNLSGHIPESLENMESLYRLDLSFNHLDGKVPSHGVFSNASGFSFGGNSGLCGGISELHLAPCPAESMGHGSRKHHFITTVVTPIVAGIILCMSLMLLFFTMRKRSKARSTTNGEFQLMGDRYPRVSYGELVQGTSGFASVNLIGKGRYGSVYKCGLVLKDIMATVAVKVFDLQQSGSSKTFLAECETLSKIRHRNLNSFITCCSSSDSNQNDFKAIVFEFMTNGSLDRWLNLDVQASHQLQGLTLAQRLNIAVDIADALDYLHNNCEPPIVHCDLKPSNILLDEDLVAHVGDFGLAKILPEPGMEQPMNSKSSVGIRGTIGYVAPEYGQGGQVSPCGDIYSFGIVVLELFTGMAPTHSMFIGGLTLQKHVEKNAFTGMLMQIVDPALLSIQEAMGSSLQDRSNAMGHESDAIFSVMKVALSCCKHNPTERMSMRDASAVVRKIRDAHVKMMRRGEEVVRTAHDARHFAETSSAAETSRPAP from the exons ATGTTCCCTCTTCTTCTGTTGCTTCTTCTGCCGTATGTACTGCTCCAGTCGGCATCAGCGAGAACATTCAGCAATTGGACCGATGTGGATGCCTTGTTGGCATTCAAGGCAAGCATAAGCAACCAGAGGGGTGGTGTCCTAGATGCATGGAACACAAGTACTCAATTCTGCCAGTGGCCAGGTGTGAGTTGCAGCATTAGGCATAAACACAGGGTTACGGTGCTTAACCTCACTTCGGAGGGACTTGGTGGCATAATCACGCCTTCCATCGGGAACCTCACATTCTTGAACACTATAGATCTCAGCCTGAACAATTTGCACGGCGAAATACCTTCATCGATTGGTCGTTTATCTCGCTTACGTTTTCTTCGCTTGTCCAACAACTCGCTTCACGGTAACATAGACGACAGCTTGCAGAACTGCACCCGTCTTGAAGACATCTACCTTGGTACAAACCAGCTCACCGGAGAAATCCCACCTTCGCTTGGAGGATTGTCAAATCTCAAGGCCCTAAGCCTATGGAACAACAAGTTCACTGGAACCATCCCGCCATCACTTACCAACCTCTCAGCACTGCAAAATATCGATCTCAGCGCAAACCAACTCCAAGGTTCCATCCCTGAGGGCCTCGGCACAATCACTAGTCTCATCCTGATTCAACTGGGTGAAAACCACCTCTCTGGCATCATCCCTGCAAATCTCTTTAACATTTCCTCTCTGGTCGTCTTCAGTGTGGCGGGGAATGATTTGCATGGTGAACTTCCCTCAAACTTGGGGGATCGCCTCCCAAATATCCAGTACCTGTTACTGGGACAGAACCACCTTACAGGAAGCCCCCCTGCAGCTTCTCTTGCCAATGCAACTGAGATGTCCGGCCTAGACATGTCATCCAACAACTTCACTGGTACATTGCCTCGAGAGATTGGATTGCTCTGCCTAGACTATCTCAGTCTAGAAATGAATCAGCTAACGGCAGCTACTGCTCAGGACTGGGAGTTCATGACGCTCTTTACAAACTGCACAAGCCTTGGTACACTTGACCTCTTTTTCAACAATTTAGGTGGCGTGCTACCAAGCTCTATTGCCAACctatcagcacaactcaaagaacTAGATGTTGGATACAATCAGATTTCTGGAAATATACCATCTGGCATAAGCAATCTTGTCGGGCTAAATCAACTGGACCTCTCCAATAATCGGTTTACTGGTGCCTTGCCCGACAGCATCGGGAGGCTAAATTTGCTACAAGCTTTGTATTTCGATAATAATCTATTGACAGGGTCTTTTCCATCCTCCATCGGGAACTTGACACGATTAGTAATTCTTCCGGCAACCGGCAACAGGTTTGATGGGCCTCTTCCAACAACCCTAGGGAGATTCCAGGAGATAACTACAATAGACTTTTCAAACAATAGGTTCACAGGTCCGTTGCCTAAGGAGATCTTTAACCTATCATCATTGTCAATCTTGCTAGATTTTTCTGACAATTACTTTGTTGGTCCTATTCCATCGGAAGTTGGTGGCCTAACAAACCTTGCATACCTATATGTATCAAGGAACAACTTATCAGGGGCCCTACCCAATGAACTCAGCAACTGCCAAAGCTTGATAGAACTCAGGTTGGACCGTAACTCCTTCAATAGTAGCATCCCCTCATCTATCAGGAAAATGCAAGGCCTGATGTTGCTAAATCTCACAAAGAACACACTATCAGGTGTGATTCCTCGGGAGTTGGGGCTAATGGGTGACATTGAAGAGTTACATCTCGGACGCAACAACCTTTCTGGTCATATCCCTGAAAGCTTGGAAAACATGGAGTCATTATACAGGCTAGACCTGTCATTCAACCATCTAGATGGCAAAGTTCCATCACATGGCGTGTTCAGTAATGCATCAGGATTTTCGTTTGGTGGTAATTCAGGGCTTTGTGGTGGTATCTCAGAGCTACATTTGGCACCATGCCCTGCAGAATCCATGGGACACGGCTCGAGAAAACACCATTTCATTACTACAGTAGTTACCCCAATTGTTGCTGGCATAATTCTGTGTATGAGTTTGATGCTTCTTTTCTTCACAATGAGAAAGAGATCAAAAGCTCGATCTACAACCAATGGAGAGTTCCAACTCATGGGTGACCGTTATCCTAGAGTCTCTTATGGTGAATTGGTCCAAGGAACAAGCGGTTTTGCCAGTGTCAATTTGATTGGTAAAGGAAGGTATGGATCAGTGTACAAGTGTGGTTTGGTGCTCAAAGATATCATGGCGACAGTAGCAGTGAAGGTTTTTGATCTTCAACAGTCTGGTTCCTCAAAAACCTTTCTGGCTGAGTGTGAGACACTTAGTAAGATTCGCCACCGTAACTTGAACAGTTTTATAACTTGCTGCTCAAGCTCGGACTCAAACCAAAACGACTTCAAAGCCATCGTGTTCGAGTTCATGACTAATGGGAGCCTAGATAGGTGGTTAAATCTGGATGTACAGGCATCACATCAACTGCAAGGTTTGACATTGGCGCAGAGATTGAATATTGCAGTTGATATAGCGGATGCACTAGATTATCTGCACAACAACTGTGAGCCACCAATAGTCCACTGTGACTTGAAGCCAAGCAACATTCTTCTCGACGAGGATCTAGTCGCTCACGTCGGGGACTTCGGCCTTGCGAAGATTCTTCCTGAACCAGGCATGGAGcaaccaatgaattcaaagagctCGGTTGGAATAAGAGGAACAATTGGATACGTCGCTCCAG AATATGGCCAAGGTGGCCAGGTCTCTCCATGTGGAGACATCTACAGCTTTGGAATCGTCGTCCTCGAGCTGTTCACAGGGATGGCACCTACCCACAGCATGTTCATAGGCGGGCTTACCTTGCAGAAGCATGTGGAGAAGAATGCATTTACTGGAATGCTGATGCAGATCGTTGATCCAGCCCTGCTGTCCATACAAGAAGCCATGGGGAGCAGTCTGCAGGACAGAAGCAACGCAATGGGACATGAAAGCGATGCCATATTCTCCGTCATGAAGGTTGCGTTATCATGCTGCAAGCATAATCCGACAGAGAGGATGAGCATGAGAGACGCATCTGCCGTGGTTCGCAAGATAAGGGATGCCCATGTTAAGATGATGAGACGCGGTGAGGAAGTCGTCAGGACCGCACATGATGCAAGGCATTTTGCTGAAACAAGTTCGGCAGCAGAGACATCCAGGCCAGCCCCCTAA
- the LOC124688022 gene encoding protein INAPERTURATE POLLEN 1 homolog, translating to MPRPPPPAGRGPPGARRPMRDFFAAWLGTLRSPLLPLLRRALSSSSGSWNDPISSAAAAVEAHFQAHWSALDAAARQDPAQAVCAGDWRSPLELPFLWLGDLHPSLLTSLLRSLSPSPRLLAAADRVDRRIRAAVPAVSDRLRRAQEAFTSAELAGAADLEAFLEELKAVALEANRLRRGVLTELVAAAGGQQAALFLEALARFVLSLHDPEVLRRFDHCRPSPGS from the coding sequence ATGCCGAGGCCTCCTCCGCCCGCGGGCCGAGGCCCCCCGGGGGCCAGGCGGCCGATGCGGGACTTCTTCGCCGCCTGGCTCGGAACCCTCCGCTCGCCGCTgctcccgctgctccgccgcgcgctctcgtcctcctccggctCCTGGAACGACCCGATctcctcggccgccgccgccgtcgaggcccaCTTCCAGGCGCACTGGTCCGCGCTCGACGCCGCCGCGCGCCAGGACCCCGCCCAGGCCGTCTGCGCCGGGGACTGGCGCTCGCCCCTGGAGCTCCCCTTCCTCTGGCTCGGCGACCTCCACCCCTCCCTCCTCACCTCCCTCCTCCGCTCGCTCTCGCCCTcgccgcgcctcctcgccgccgccgaccgcgTCGACCGCCGGATCCGGGCCGCCGTCCCCGCCGTCTCCGACCGCCTCCGCCGCGCGCAGGAGGCCTTCACCTCCGCCGAGCTGGCCGGCGCCGCCGACCTGGAGGCCTTCTTGGAGGAGCTCAAGGCCGTCGCGCTCGAGGCCAACCGGCTCCGCCGAGGCGTTCTCACGGAGCTCGTTGCCGCCGCCGGGGGCCAGCAGGCGGCGCTCTTCCTCGAGGCTCTGGCGCGCTTCGTGCTCTCCTTGCACGACCCGGAGGTGCTCCGCCGCTTCGACCATTGCCGCCCCTCGCCCGGTAGTTAG
- the LOC124688021 gene encoding peroxisome biogenesis protein 19-1-like, protein MASSSSSTPGPAAGDDLDQLLDSALDDFATLDLAAAPNSGGEASASSSTGPARPVRGLGMSLPDPRAPRRRAARQPPPPPRGAHASEALEKLTQETREAVRGLESATGGIGGLDDEAMMEDFVKQFQEFAGAQDMDSIVETMMKQLLSKEILHEPMKDIVEKYPQWLEDNKSKISKEDFERYSNQLELMLKLNEVYEHEPENMSKIFEIMQNMQECGQPPSDLVQDIVPDLDLSKLGQLSPEMLESGENCCIM, encoded by the exons atggcctcctcctcctcctctacccccggccccgccgccggcgacgacctCGACCAGCTCCTCGACAGCGCCCTCGACGACTTCGCCACCCTCGATCTCGCCGCCGCCCCCAACAG CGGCGGCGaggcgtcggcgtcgtcgtcgaccGGGCCCGCGAGGCCGGTGAGGGGGCTGGGCATGTCGCTGCCCGACCCCAGGGCCCCGAGGCGGCGCGCCGCGAGGcagcccccgcccccgcccaGGGGCGCGCACGCGTCCGAGGCGCTCGAGAAGCTCACCCAGGAGACGAGGGAGGCCGTGCGCGGGCTCGAGTCCGCCACCGGCGGGATCGGCGGCCTCGACGACGAGGCCATGATGGAGGACTTCGTCAAGCAGTTCCAGGAGTTCGCCGGCGCGCAG GATATGGACTCTATTGTTGAAACAATGATGAAGCAGCTTCTGTCCAAGGAGATTCTTCATGAGCCCATGAAGGACATTGTAGAGAAGTACCCACAGTGGCTGGAAGACAACAAAAGCAAGATAAGCAAAGAAGACTTTGAGCGTTACAGCAATCAGCTTGAACTCATGCTGAAGCTTAATGAGGTCTATGAACATGAGCCCGAGAACATGTCTAAGATTTTTGAGATCATGCAAAACATGCAAGAATGTGGTCAGCCCCCCAGTGATCTTGTTCAAGATATTGTTCCAGATCTGGATCTGAGCAAGCTCGGACAACT TTCTCCCGAAATGCTTGAATCAGGAGAAAACTGCTGCATCATGTGA